Part of the Deinococcus fonticola genome is shown below.
AGGCGAGGGCGTGGTATGCGCTGGGGGAAGCGCACGTGCCGCAGCTCGACGGACGCTCAAGGGTAGGCGTGGCCGCCGCCGCCCGCGCCTACGCCGCCATCCTGACCGACTTGGAGAACAACGATTTCGACAACCTGACTTACCGGGCGCACGTGTCGGGGTGGCACAAATTGAAGCTGCTGTGGGGGGCGCAGCGCGACTTCCGCGAACCGATCGATGTGTGCCCGATCAGCTGGCTGGAACGCCAGTACGCCCGGGTCATGGCGCCCCGCAACGTCTCCCCCACCGAGAGTGCCGACTGAGGCCCTGCACCCAGATGAGGCTATGCGCCCAGACAAATCAGGATTACCGGGCCAGTTCAGTCGTGCGGGCCTGCACGTCCCGTACGCTCCGGTAACCCGCCACGAAGAGGGCCACCCGCAGTTCCTGCTTCAGCGTCTCGATGTGGTCGATAACCGCCTGCACGCCCTCCAAGGCGAGAGGCAGGAAGGGAAGCGCGACAGCGTTGACATGCGCCCCCAGCGTCAGGGCGCGGGCCATGTCCAGGCCGCTGCGAATGCCGCCGGAGGCCACCAGCGGTACCCGTGGCAGGGCCGCCCGGCACTCGCGCAGGGCCTGGGCAGTGGGCAGGCCCACTTCGCACAGCGGCCCGAAGCGCACTTCTCCATAACGCGCCAGCGCCTCCACCCGGGCCCAGGAGGTGCCGCCTGCCCCGGCCACGTCCAGCGCGGCCAGCGGCAGATCAGCCAGAGAGGCCGCCACCCCACCGGAAATCCCGTGACCGACTTCCTTGACCAGGAGGGGCACGCGGCTTTCGCGGATCACCTGATGCAAGCGGGCGGTGGCCCCCTGGTAGGCCGTATCCCCGCTTGCCTGCATGGCCTCCTGGAGAGGATTGAGATGAACAGCCACGGCGTCGGCGCCCACCAGCGCAGCGGCGCGTTCCAGTTCCGCCGGGCCGTAGCCCTTCATCAGCTGACCCAGACCCAGGTTGCCGATCAGCAGAATGTCCGGGGCCACGTTGCGCACCTGAAAGCTGGATAGGGCGCCGGGCACGTCCAGCATCACGCGCTGCGACCCCAGCATCAGGCCGATGCCGGTGGCCTGCGCGGCCTCGGCCAGCGTGCGGTTGATGGTGCGGGCGCGCTCGGCGCCGCCGGTCATGGCCCCGATCAGGAGCGGCGCACTCAGGCGCTTGCCCAGGAAGGTGGTCGAGAGGTCGATGTCGGCCAGGTTCACCTCGGGCAGGGCGCGGTAGGGCCAGGGCACGGCCTCCAGGCCGGTGGTCACTGTCTGAAACTGCACGTCGTGCGCGAGACACACGTCGATGTGCTTCAGCTTGCGGCGCTGCACCTCACTCACCTGTGCTCACCTGTCTGGACTCACCTGCGGCCTCCAGGGGAACGGCCCCCATCAGGGCCGCCAGGGCAACTTCTTTGCCCTTGGCCTCCACCTCGATCCAGGGCACGTCGGCGTAGGCGCTGGGCAGGTGCGTGATCAGGTAACTGTGCCGCCTGTCCTGGTGGTTTTCCAGGCCGTTGCTGAGGTGAACGACCTGCCATTCGGGGGGCGTCCAGGTGGCCCGCGCCCGCAGCACCCACTCGCGCACGCTGGGGTCTTCCTGATCCGCCAGGCGCTCCTTGACCACGTGGTGGTGCGCGTCGAACACGAAAGGCGTGCCGGTCGCCTCGCAGATGGACAGCAAGTCCTGCGGCCCGTAGGCGCGTTCGTCGTTTTCCAGGCCCAGACGCAGGCGCACGGCGGGCGGCAGGTCGGGAATCAGGGCCTGCAATTCGGCCCCGCGCCCGCCCTTTCCACCGTGCAGCAGCAGCAGGTTCCAGGGGCTGCGCTCTAGGCCCAGGGCGTCCATCACGCTGGCGTGGCTTTGCAGGGCGTGCAGGCTGCTGGCGCGCACCTCGGGCCGCTCGCTGTTCAGCACGATGAACTGTTCGGGGTGCATCAGCACGCGAATGCCCGCGTCCCGGAAGGCCTGCCCGGCGGCCCGCAGCTCGGCGCTCAGCGAGGCCAGCACCGCGCGGCCGGTGTCGTCGCCGGCCAGGTCGAGCATGGGGAACAGGCTGGAACTCATGCGGTAGAGCCGCACGCCCCGCGCGGCGCAGTAGGCGGCCGCCGAATGCAGAATGCGGACGTTCTCGCGGTACAGAGTCAGCAGCTTCTCCTCGCGCCCGGCAGGCGAGAGCGTGCGGTAGCGGCTGAGGGTCACGGTTTTGAACCGCACCTCCGGCCCCACGGTAAGACAGACCAGACCGTAATGCGGCGTTCCCATCCGCCCAGCGTAGCGTGCCTGGGTGCGGGCCGGCGGCGCATCAAGGTTGCCTGAAGCGGGATCAGGGACGCCGGCCCTGCCAGGTGGGCTAGCATGCCAGCCATGTCCCTTCCAGCAGAGTTACAGCGTCCCCGGCGGGCCGTGATCATCGGCGCGGGCTTCGGCGGCCTGAGCTTGGGCATCCGGCTGCAAAGCCTGGGCTTCGATACGCTGATTCTGGAACGGCTGGACGGGCCGGGCGGGCGCGGCTACCAGAAGCACACGCCGGACGGCTACGTGTTCGACATGGGGCCGACCGTGATCACGGTGCCGCACTTCATCGAGGAACTGTTCGCGCTGGAGCGCGGCCGCGCCCAGCTGGACGGCGCGGACTTCCCGCAGAGCGTGCGGAACGCGCCGCGGGTCACGGTGGGCCCCTCGGGCGGATCGCACACCCGGCGCTATGTGAACCTGGTGCCCATTCTGCCCTTTTACCGCATCGTGTTCGACGACGGCACGCATTTCGATTACGACGGCGACCCGCAGCACACCCGCGAGCAGATTCGTGAACTGGCCCCGGAAGACCTGGCCGGGTACGAGCGTTTCGACCGCGACGCCCGCGCCATTTTCGAGCGCGGCTTTCTGGAGCTGGGGTACACGCACTTCGGCGACCTGCCCACGATGCTCAGGGTGGTGCCCGACCTGCTGCGGCTGGACGCGGTCAGGACGCTGTTCTCGTTTACCAGCAAGTACTTTCAGTCGGGCAAGATGCGCCAGGTGTTCAGTTTCGAGACGCTGCTGGTGGGCGGCAATCCCCTCAGCGTCCCGGCCATCTACGCGATGATTCACTTCGTCGAGAAAACCTGGGGCATTCATTACTGCATGGGGGGCACCGGCGAACTGGTGCGGGCCTTCGAGCGCAAATTTCGTGAACTGGGCGGCCAGATCCGCTACGGCGCGGGTGTGCAGGAGATCACCGTGACCGATGACTGGGGCCAGGCGCCTTCACCACTGAGACCCCGCGTGGCGCGCGGCGTGGTGCTGGAAAGCGGCGAGCGCGTCCCCGCCGATCTGGTGGTCAGCAACGGCGACTGGGCCAACACCTACCTGAAACGCGTGCCGGCCCGCGCCCGGCTGGTGAACAGCGACCTGCGCGTGAAGGCGGCGCGCCAGAGCATGAGCCTGCTGGTCATCTACTTCGGGTTCCGCGACGACGGGCAACCGCTGAACCTGCGCCACCACAACATTCTGCTGGGCCCGCGCTACGAGGCGCTGCTGCGCGAAATTTTCGGCCAGAAGGTGCTGGGCGCCGACTTCAGCCAGTACCTGCATGTGCCCACCCTCACCGACCCCAGCCTGGCCCCGCCAGGCCACCACGCCGCCTACACCCTGGTGCCGGTACCACACAAGGGCAGTGGCCTGGACTGGTCGGTAGAAGGCCCGAAACTGGTCGAGCGGGTGTACGCCTACCTGGATGAGCGCGGCATTATTCCTGGCCTGCGCGAACGCCTGACGCACTCGGAATTTATTACTCCGGACTACTTTGCCGGCACGCTGGACAGTTACCTGGGCAACGCGTTCGGGCCGGAGCCGGTGCTGGTACAAAGCGCTTTCTTCCGCCCGCACAACCGCAGCGAGGACGTGAAGAACCTGTACCTGGTGGGCGCAGGTGCACAGCCCGGCGGCGGCACCCCCAGCGTGATGATGTCGGCCAAAATGACCGCCCGCTTGATCGCCGACGACTTCGGCGTTCCGCCCTCTATCCGGCGCTGACAGAAACAGCCGAAACGAGCCGGGCCTGCATGAATACAGGCCCGGCTCGTTTCGGAAGTTCAGGGAAGATTCAGAAACTGTCTTCCCGACCTCGGTGGCTCAGCTGGCGGGGTTTGGGGCGCGGTTCCACACGCGGTGCTGCGCCAGCAGCTGCACGAAGGCGGCGTTGTCGTCGTCGATCACGCCGTGCGCGGCGTCCCAGGGGGTGCCGGGGAGTTGGCGGGCCGCCGCGGCCAGGGCCGGTGCTCCGTCGGCAATGGCGCCCAGGGGTTTGGCGTGCAGATACGCTTCACGCAGGAAGTCCAGCGCCTCGGTTTCGGTTTGCAGTTGCCCGTCCGCGACGACCACCGCGTCGAACAAGCTGGCGTGCGAATTGCCCAGGGTCTTCATGGCCTGCACCCCGCCCAGGTCGCCCAGGTGCGTGCCGACCACTTCGCCCATGGCTCCCTCGGCGCTCAGCGCCTGCTGAAGGGCCTTGACTGCCCCGGCGTCCACACCGTCGCCGGCCAGAATCGCCACGTGGCGGCCCTTGGCGGACTGCGGCTGCTCCAGCTGGCTCAGGGCGGCGGCTTTCTTCAGGCCGCCCGAGGCGCTGGTGTCGGCCTCGGCGCGGGCCAGCAGCGCCATTTCGGCGGGTTCGTCGTAGGTCACGCTGGGTTTGGCGGTCTCCTGGGCGCGGGGTTTCTCACCCAGGCCCAGCGCCACCTGAGAGGCCAGCAGCGGGTGAATCTTCTCGAGGTGTTCCAGCATGGCCAGGCGCACGTGCGGCGTTTCGACCTTGCTCAGCTCGAAGCGCAGGGCCTTGGCGATGTGCACGCGCTCGACCGGCGACATGCTGTTCCAGAACAGCTTTGCCTGGCCGTAATGGTCACTGAAACTGGCCGGGCGCACGCGCAACTTGGCGCCCGAGGCCATCACCGGGTGGCTGTGGAACCCCTGCTTCTCGTCGGGGGCGGGTCGGTTGCCGTCCAGCGAATTGGGGAAGTAAGACACGCGGCCCGGATTGATCTGGAAACGCATGTGGCCGTCGCGCTGGTTGTTGCTGGCAGCGTTCACGGGGCGGTTGATGGGCAGCGACTGCCAGTTGGGCGAACCCAGGCGCGAAAGCTGCGTGTCCAGGTAGGAGAAGTTGCGCCCTTGCAGCAGCGGGTCTTCGGTAAAGTCCATGCCCGGCACGATGTTGCTGGTCATGTAGCCGACCTGCTCGGTCTCGCTGAAGAAATTGTCGGGGTTGCGGTTCAGCACCATCTTGCCGATCAAGCGTACCGGCACCAGGTCTTCCGGGACGATCTTGGTGGCGTCCAGCACGTCGAAGTCCCACTGCGCCGCCTGCTCGGGCGTGAACAGTTGTACGCCCAGGTGCCATTCCAGCATGCCGCCGGCGTCGATGGTTTCCCACATCTGGCGGCGGTTGAAGTCGGGGTCTTTGCCGGCAATCTTCTGCGCTTCGTCCCACACCAGCGAGTGCGTGCCCAGCAGCGGCTTCCAGTGGAACTTCACGAAGGTCACCTCGCCGCGCGCGTTGATCAGGCGGAAGGTATGGACGCCGAAGCCCTCCATGGTGTCGAAGCTGCGCGGAATGGCGCGGTCCGACATGGCCCACATGATCATGTGCATGGATTCGGGCGTCAGTGAGATGAAATCCCAGAAGGTGTCGTGGGCGCTGGCGGCCTGCGGCATCTCATGGTGCGGTTCGGGCTTGACCGCGTGCACTAAGTCCGGAAACTTGATGGCGTCCTGAATGAAGAACACCGGGATGTTGTTGCCCACGATGTCCCAGTTGCCCTGCTGGGTGTAGAAGCGGGTGGCGAAGCCGCGCACGTCGCGGGGGGTGTCGGGGCTGCCCCGGAAGCCCGCCACGGTGGAGAAGCGCACGAACACCGGGGTTTTCGCGCCCACCTCGGTCAGCACCTGCGCGGTGGTGTAGTCCCCCAGCGAGTCGGTCAGTTCGAAGTAGCCGTGTGCGCCGCTGCCACGCGCGTGCACCACCCGTTCGGGGATGCGTTCATGGTCGAAGTGGTGCAGCTTTTCGCGCAGGAAATGGTCTTCGAGCAGAACCGGGCCGCGCTCGCCAGCTTTCAGGCTGTTCTGGTCGTCACCGATGACGTGGCCCATGTTGTCGGTCAGCATGTTGCCGGGCTGGAGGGTGTCGTGCGCCAGATCCTGCTGCTTGGCGTCGTTGTTTGTTTTCTTCGTCATAGGTCTCCTGCTTTCCTTGTTTCACTGGGCTGGCTGGCCAGGGTGGGTTTCAAAGATTCAATTCTGGTTGAACTCGCGTTCGGCCTGCCCCTTGATGGGGTTGTTGCGGGTGGCCTCAGTTTCGACCTGCTTGCCAGGGCGTGCCGCGTCGGAGGCGGTGGCGGCGGGCAGGAAACGGGTGGTCAGGGCCATCAGGTCGGCGGTCAGTTCGGGCGCGAGGTTGGACGCCCACCCCAGCAGCAGGGCCGGGCCGCCGATCATGGCCTGCGCGTTCCCGCGCACCAGCGCGTCCACCGCGCGCCGGGCCGCCACCGCGGCGTCCAGCGAGAGCACCGGGAGGTTGTCCAGCGTGGCGAACAGCGCGTACTCCTTCTCGTACTGGCCTTTCACCTCGGCCTGGCGGGCGCTGCCGGTGCGCATCAGGCTGGGCAGCACGGTGGTCACACCCACGCCGTGCTGCGCCAGTTCCGCCCGCAGCGCCTGCCCCAGCCCATAAGAGGCAAATTTGCTGACGCTGTACGGCCCCAGGTGCGGCACCGCCACCTTGCCACCCACCGACGACACGATCAGCACGCGCCCAGCATTCTTTTTCAGCTGGGGCAGCGCCGCGCGGGTCAGGCGCAGGGCCCCGAAGGCGTTGACCTCCATGATCCGCATGAAATCCTCGTCGGTCATGTTTTCCAGCGGGCCGGTCTGGATGATGCCGGCGTTGTTGACGACTATGTCCAGCCGCCCGAAGTGGGCCACCGTTTCCTCCACGGCGCGGGTCAGGTCTGCGGGCTGCGTCACGTCGGCGACCACCGTGTAGGCCTCGCCACCGCGCTCGCGGATGTCCTGCGCGGCGCGTTCCAGTTCGGCGCCGTCGCGCGCCAGCAGGGCCACCTGGGCGCCGCGGGCCACCAGTTCGCGGGCCAGGGCCAGGCCCAGCCCGCGTGAACCGCCCGAGATCAACGCGACTTTGCCGCCGAGGTCGTACGGCGCTTTCAGGGCGCGGCGGGCCGAGAGGGCGGCCACGCCCGCCACCAGCATCAGTCGTTTGGGGATTCGCATTCCCTTACCTTATGCCCAGGGGTTCAGCACCACTTTGATGCAACCGTCATGCTTGTCCCGGAAGGTCTTGTACAGATCCGGCGCCTGATCCAGCGTGGCGCGGTGCGTGATCACGAAGCTGGGGTCGATCTCGCCGGCCTCGATGCGCGACAGCAGCGGGTAGATGTGCTTGTGGGTGTGCGTCTGGCCCATCTTGAAGGTCAGGCCCTTGGCGAAGGCCGCGCCCATCGGCAGCTTGTCGACCAGGCCGCCGTACACGCCGGGCAGGCTGACGGTGCCGCCCTTGGCGCAGCTTTGGATGGCCCAGCGCAGGGCCGTGATCCGGTCAAAACTGAGTTTGAGGGTCTGCTGCAACTTGTCGAGCGCCGCGCCGGGGCCGTGGCCGTGCGCTTCCATCCCCACCGCGTCGATCACGTGATCCGGGCCGCGCCCGCCGGTCGCCTCGCGGAGCGCCTGCAGCACATCCTCCTGCTCGTAATTGATGGTCTGTGCGCCCGCTTCCTGGGCCATTTTCAGGCGTTCAGACACGCGGTCGATGGCGATCACGTGCGCCGCGCCCAGCATGTAGGCGCTGCGAATAGCGAACTGCCCCACCGGGCCGGCCCCGAACACCGCCACCACATCACGCCCGGGCTGGATGTTGCAGTTCTCGGCGGCCTGCCAGCCGGTGGGGAAAATGTCGGTCAGGAACAGTACCTGTTCGTCCTTCAGGCCCGTTTCGATCTTGTGCGGCCCCACGTCGGCGAAGGGAACGCGCACGTACTGCGCCTGCCCGCCCGCGTACCCGCCGTACATGTGGGAGTACCCGAACAGCGCGCCACCGCTGGTGGCACCATACAGCGCCTCAGCCATGCGGTGGTTGGGGTTGCTGTTGTCGCAGGCGCTGTACATGCCGCGCACACAGTAGTCGCACACGCCGCAGGAGATGTTGAAGGGCACCACCACGCGGTCGCCGACCTTCAGTTTCTTCACTGCCTTGCCGACTTCCACCACTTCACCCATGAACTCGTGGCCCAGGATGTCGCCCTTTTCCATACTGGGAATAAAGCCGTCGAGCAGGTGCAGGTCGGAGCCGCAGATGGCGGTGGAGGTGATTTTCACGATGGCGTCAGTGGGTAAAAGCAGCGTGGGGTCGGGCACCGTTTCCACGCCAACCTTATTTACGCCCTGCCAGACAATTGCTTTCATGCGTTACCTGCCTTCCGTTGATCCTGCTCGGCTTTGGGGCTTTCCTCGCCCGTTTTGGTCTTCTGGCCGGCGTCGGGGCGGCCACTGGTCTGACCGTTGGTGGTGGGGGCAAAGCCCAGTTCCTGCTCACGCTTGAACCGCATCAGGTCGTCGCGCAGTTGCTGGGCGGGTTCCTCACCGAACAGGCGCGCCAGCACCGCGCCGGTGGCGCCCAGCGGGGGCTTGTACGTCATGTTCACGGTAATCTGGGTACCGCGCTGCCCCGGTGCGGGCTGGAATTTCACCTCGCCGCTGTTCTCGATGGTCGACCCCGGCAGGCTCTGCCAGGCGATGCGCCGGCCCGGCTCATCGGCGGTCAGCTCGGCTTCCCAGCTCACGGCCTGGCCCAGCGGCGCTTTGGCCGTCCATTTCGAGCGCTTCTCGTCCAGCACTTCCACGCTCTGAAGGTGGCTCATCAGGTGTGGCAGGTTGGGCAGGTTGCGCCAGATGGCGTACAGCCCCTCGACCGGCTTGTTGATGGTCACCGCGTCGCGGATCAGCACCTCTCCTGGCGTGTCGGTCTGCTCGATTTTCAGGGCTGGGGCCAGCGGCTGCTTGCCTTTCAGGGCCAGGTAGCCCATGCCAGCGCCGGCCGCGCCCAGCACCAGCGTGCCCAACGTCGAGCGGCTGCGCAGGCTGGACGCCAGGAACATGGCTCCCAGTGCCGCAAACAGGGTCTTCTCGGGAATGGTGATGTTCTCGGTCTTATCGGTGTTGTCCGTCTGATCGGTCATAAGGTTCTCCCTGGAAAGTTCTCCCTGGAAATGGGGGCGGGCAGCGCCGCGCGGAAATCACTGTGCGGAGTGGCCCGGTCAACGCTGGCCCTAGAACTTCCTGAAGCGCGTGAGCCTGAACGGGGTCTCTGGCGTGCCGCCCTGAAGTTTGTCCAGTTGCCCCTGGGTCACGATCAGTTCGCCGCCCAGGCTGGCAAGGGTGGTGGGAAAACGCAGGCCCGCCAGGGGTTCCTCGGCGACCAGCTGGCCGCTGCCGTAATCGGCGCTGAGGGCCACCTTGCCGACGACCTGATCCTTGTTGCGCGCCACGTACAGCGTGCGGCCGTCGAGCAGCAGGCCGTCACCATTGACCAGGCCGCCCATGACCTTCCGAACCGCTTTGGTGCGCAGGTCGATGCGCCATAGGTCGCCTGTGTTCAGCTGCACGCTGAGCAGGTAACGCCCGTCGGGGGTCACGACCAGGCCGTTGAGGTTGATGCCGGGGCCGTACTTGATGGGCGTGCGGCCCAGATCCAGCCAGCTTTCCAGCGTCAGGTCGGGTTTGACGCGGTACAGAACGGGCCGGTAGCTGTCGGTGACGTACACGTTCGCATCGGGGGCCACCACCAGGTCGTTGACATACTTGTGCGGCGAGGGCGGCGTTTCGAGCACCTTCAGGGTCATGCCGTCGGGTGACAGCACGCTGACCGTGCCCTGCGCGCCGCCGGCCACCCACAGCCGGCCCTGCGCGTCCACCTTCATCCCCAGCGCCGTGGCGCGGCCTTTGGCGCCGCCTTCCTGGAATTTGCTGACGGCCCCGCTGCTGGCGTTCAGCACATAGATGGTGCCGTTGGCCGCGCTGCCGGTGTAGATCAGGCCGCGCCGGGCGTCCACCGCCACGCCTTCCGGGAAGTCCTGTGGGCCGGGCAGCGGGTAGTCGCGCACCGCGAGGTTCTCGCGCACGATCACGCCGCAGCGTTCGCGTGGGCCGGTGGCGCCCGCCGGGTCGGTCTTGTAGTCGTCGGGCCGGGCGTGAATCACCAGGCTGCGGCCCAGCACCCCGTTTTCCCCGCTCAGGCTGACCTTGGAGGTGGTGAAGGTCAGCTGGCCGCTACCGTCGGCCGCCACGTTCAGCATGGGCGTGTCGCCGCCGTGACCGTGCTTGTTGTCGGTGGTGGGGGCGTCGTGGTTCTTGCTCATGCCGGGGTCGAAGTGGCCGCCTGCCCCGCCGAAGGGCACGACGGTGTTGGTGGCCGGATCGACGCCGGGGGTGCAGCGCCCCATCTCGTGAATGTGCATGCCATGCTGGCCGGGGGTCAGGCCGCGCACCTGCACGGTGATCTGAAGGTTTACGCCCAGCTGCTCGAAGCGGGCCGTGCCGGTGACCTGTCCGGCCGCGTCACGGATGGCGGCGGTGGCCCTCAGCGGCGCGGGGGTGGGGGCGGCCGCGCCGCCCGCCGCAGCGAGCCCGAGCGCAAGCAGGCTGGTCAGAGCAAAAGTTCGCATCACTGGCCTCCGGTGTAACGCACGCGGTAGATCACGCCGCTCTGGTCGTCGGTAAAGAGCAGGCTGCCGTCGGTGTAGGTGGCCACGCCGGCCACGCGCCCGAACTGTTTCCACTCGGTGCCCTCCTGGTACACGAACCCGCTCACGAAGGGTTCGATACGCTCGGGTCTGTTCTGCGCGTCGAACACCACGCGCCCGATCTCGTAGCCGCTGGGCTGGTCACGGTTCCACGACCCCCGGAAAGCCACGAAGGCGTCGTTGCGGTACTCGGCGGGAAACTGCTGGCCGGTGTAGAAGTTGAGGCCAATGGCAGCGGCGTGCGCGGTGTAGGTCAGGGTGCTGCCCTGGGTCATGGCGCAGTACTCGGCTTTGGTGATCTTGCCGGGAATCTGTGAACTGTTGGTGTAAGGGTCCGGGTTCTTTGTGCCGTAACAGAAGGGCCAGCCGTAATTCTTGCCGCGTTCCAGCGTGTTCAGTTCCTCGGGCGGAATGTTGTCGCCGTGCCAGTCGCTGCCCTGATCCATGCCGTAAAAGGTCTTGGTGACCGGGTGCCAGCCGAAGCCGATGGTGTGCCGCAGGCCCCGCGCGTAGACCTCGCGCCACTGACCGTCGGGGCGGATGCGCAGCACGGTGGCTTCCTCGGGGTTCTGGGTCTGCGCATCGTTGTTGGTGGCGCCGAAACTGGCGTACAGAAACCCGTCCGGCCCCCAGCCCAGCCCGCGCGCCGGGTGCTGGCCCGCGTCGGGAAAGCCGTCCGCGAAGATGCGCGGCAGTCCCAGCGTGCCGTCGCGGGCGATGTCCATGACCCAGATGGTCTTTTCGCCCACGGCGTACAGCTTGCCGCCCCGGTCGTCCAGCCCGTGCACCAGTTTCAGGTTCGCGGCCACCTGCCGGCGCTCGGTGGCGTCGAACAGGCCGTCGCCGTTGCGGTCTTTGAGGTACCAGATGTCGTTCTGCTGGCGGCGCGACAGGTACACGCCCCCGTCGGGCATGACGTGCAGCATGCGGGCGTTGCCCAGTTCGGTGGCCATCACGCTGATCTGGAAGCCGGCAGGCACCTTCAGGCGGCCCAGTTTGTCCGGCGTAAAGCCCAGCGCCACCGGCTCATTTCTGGTGACGGTGGCGCTGGCCGGCGGTTCCGGTGCGGGAAGCGGGCGGGGGGTGGGCGGGGCGGCCTGCGCCTGCACCAGCGACGGCGACAGGACACTCAGCAGACCCGTCAGAAAAACGCGCTTGAACATGAAACTCCTTCGGAAACGGAACGGAAAACGAAAGAACCAGGGCTGAGCACAGGACTTTCAGGCAGACAGGGCGGGACGGGTGGAGACGGGCCTCCTGGCCAGGGCATAAAGGAGTGCCGAGCGGCCATAGAAAAGGGCCTGCCCGCCACGCCGTGAACCGGACACCGACCC
Proteins encoded:
- the fni gene encoding type 2 isopentenyl-diphosphate Delta-isomerase; the encoded protein is MSEVQRRKLKHIDVCLAHDVQFQTVTTGLEAVPWPYRALPEVNLADIDLSTTFLGKRLSAPLLIGAMTGGAERARTINRTLAEAAQATGIGLMLGSQRVMLDVPGALSSFQVRNVAPDILLIGNLGLGQLMKGYGPAELERAAALVGADAVAVHLNPLQEAMQASGDTAYQGATARLHQVIRESRVPLLVKEVGHGISGGVAASLADLPLAALDVAGAGGTSWARVEALARYGEVRFGPLCEVGLPTAQALRECRAALPRVPLVASGGIRSGLDMARALTLGAHVNAVALPFLPLALEGVQAVIDHIETLKQELRVALFVAGYRSVRDVQARTTELAR
- the uvsE gene encoding UV DNA damage repair endonuclease UvsE, yielding MGTPHYGLVCLTVGPEVRFKTVTLSRYRTLSPAGREEKLLTLYRENVRILHSAAAYCAARGVRLYRMSSSLFPMLDLAGDDTGRAVLASLSAELRAAGQAFRDAGIRVLMHPEQFIVLNSERPEVRASSLHALQSHASVMDALGLERSPWNLLLLHGGKGGRGAELQALIPDLPPAVRLRLGLENDERAYGPQDLLSICEATGTPFVFDAHHHVVKERLADQEDPSVREWVLRARATWTPPEWQVVHLSNGLENHQDRRHSYLITHLPSAYADVPWIEVEAKGKEVALAALMGAVPLEAAGESRQVSTGE
- the crtI gene encoding phytoene desaturase family protein; protein product: MSLPAELQRPRRAVIIGAGFGGLSLGIRLQSLGFDTLILERLDGPGGRGYQKHTPDGYVFDMGPTVITVPHFIEELFALERGRAQLDGADFPQSVRNAPRVTVGPSGGSHTRRYVNLVPILPFYRIVFDDGTHFDYDGDPQHTREQIRELAPEDLAGYERFDRDARAIFERGFLELGYTHFGDLPTMLRVVPDLLRLDAVRTLFSFTSKYFQSGKMRQVFSFETLLVGGNPLSVPAIYAMIHFVEKTWGIHYCMGGTGELVRAFERKFRELGGQIRYGAGVQEITVTDDWGQAPSPLRPRVARGVVLESGERVPADLVVSNGDWANTYLKRVPARARLVNSDLRVKAARQSMSLLVIYFGFRDDGQPLNLRHHNILLGPRYEALLREIFGQKVLGADFSQYLHVPTLTDPSLAPPGHHAAYTLVPVPHKGSGLDWSVEGPKLVERVYAYLDERGIIPGLRERLTHSEFITPDYFAGTLDSYLGNAFGPEPVLVQSAFFRPHNRSEDVKNLYLVGAGAQPGGGTPSVMMSAKMTARLIADDFGVPPSIRR
- a CDS encoding catalase; this encodes MTKKTNNDAKQQDLAHDTLQPGNMLTDNMGHVIGDDQNSLKAGERGPVLLEDHFLREKLHHFDHERIPERVVHARGSGAHGYFELTDSLGDYTTAQVLTEVGAKTPVFVRFSTVAGFRGSPDTPRDVRGFATRFYTQQGNWDIVGNNIPVFFIQDAIKFPDLVHAVKPEPHHEMPQAASAHDTFWDFISLTPESMHMIMWAMSDRAIPRSFDTMEGFGVHTFRLINARGEVTFVKFHWKPLLGTHSLVWDEAQKIAGKDPDFNRRQMWETIDAGGMLEWHLGVQLFTPEQAAQWDFDVLDATKIVPEDLVPVRLIGKMVLNRNPDNFFSETEQVGYMTSNIVPGMDFTEDPLLQGRNFSYLDTQLSRLGSPNWQSLPINRPVNAASNNQRDGHMRFQINPGRVSYFPNSLDGNRPAPDEKQGFHSHPVMASGAKLRVRPASFSDHYGQAKLFWNSMSPVERVHIAKALRFELSKVETPHVRLAMLEHLEKIHPLLASQVALGLGEKPRAQETAKPSVTYDEPAEMALLARAEADTSASGGLKKAAALSQLEQPQSAKGRHVAILAGDGVDAGAVKALQQALSAEGAMGEVVGTHLGDLGGVQAMKTLGNSHASLFDAVVVADGQLQTETEALDFLREAYLHAKPLGAIADGAPALAAAARQLPGTPWDAAHGVIDDDNAAFVQLLAQHRVWNRAPNPAS
- a CDS encoding SDR family NAD(P)-dependent oxidoreductase, translated to MRIPKRLMLVAGVAALSARRALKAPYDLGGKVALISGGSRGLGLALARELVARGAQVALLARDGAELERAAQDIRERGGEAYTVVADVTQPADLTRAVEETVAHFGRLDIVVNNAGIIQTGPLENMTDEDFMRIMEVNAFGALRLTRAALPQLKKNAGRVLIVSSVGGKVAVPHLGPYSVSKFASYGLGQALRAELAQHGVGVTTVLPSLMRTGSARQAEVKGQYEKEYALFATLDNLPVLSLDAAVAARRAVDALVRGNAQAMIGGPALLLGWASNLAPELTADLMALTTRFLPAATASDAARPGKQVETEATRNNPIKGQAEREFNQN
- a CDS encoding zinc-dependent alcohol dehydrogenase; this encodes MKAIVWQGVNKVGVETVPDPTLLLPTDAIVKITSTAICGSDLHLLDGFIPSMEKGDILGHEFMGEVVEVGKAVKKLKVGDRVVVPFNISCGVCDYCVRGMYSACDNSNPNHRMAEALYGATSGGALFGYSHMYGGYAGGQAQYVRVPFADVGPHKIETGLKDEQVLFLTDIFPTGWQAAENCNIQPGRDVVAVFGAGPVGQFAIRSAYMLGAAHVIAIDRVSERLKMAQEAGAQTINYEQEDVLQALREATGGRGPDHVIDAVGMEAHGHGPGAALDKLQQTLKLSFDRITALRWAIQSCAKGGTVSLPGVYGGLVDKLPMGAAFAKGLTFKMGQTHTHKHIYPLLSRIEAGEIDPSFVITHRATLDQAPDLYKTFRDKHDGCIKVVLNPWA
- a CDS encoding SRPBCC family protein; the encoded protein is MTDQTDNTDKTENITIPEKTLFAALGAMFLASSLRSRSTLGTLVLGAAGAGMGYLALKGKQPLAPALKIEQTDTPGEVLIRDAVTINKPVEGLYAIWRNLPNLPHLMSHLQSVEVLDEKRSKWTAKAPLGQAVSWEAELTADEPGRRIAWQSLPGSTIENSGEVKFQPAPGQRGTQITVNMTYKPPLGATGAVLARLFGEEPAQQLRDDLMRFKREQELGFAPTTNGQTSGRPDAGQKTKTGEESPKAEQDQRKAGNA
- a CDS encoding superoxide dismutase family protein produces the protein MRTFALTSLLALGLAAAGGAAAPTPAPLRATAAIRDAAGQVTGTARFEQLGVNLQITVQVRGLTPGQHGMHIHEMGRCTPGVDPATNTVVPFGGAGGHFDPGMSKNHDAPTTDNKHGHGGDTPMLNVAADGSGQLTFTTSKVSLSGENGVLGRSLVIHARPDDYKTDPAGATGPRERCGVIVRENLAVRDYPLPGPQDFPEGVAVDARRGLIYTGSAANGTIYVLNASSGAVSKFQEGGAKGRATALGMKVDAQGRLWVAGGAQGTVSVLSPDGMTLKVLETPPSPHKYVNDLVVAPDANVYVTDSYRPVLYRVKPDLTLESWLDLGRTPIKYGPGINLNGLVVTPDGRYLLSVQLNTGDLWRIDLRTKAVRKVMGGLVNGDGLLLDGRTLYVARNKDQVVGKVALSADYGSGQLVAEEPLAGLRFPTTLASLGGELIVTQGQLDKLQGGTPETPFRLTRFRKF